In Juglans regia cultivar Chandler chromosome 13, Walnut 2.0, whole genome shotgun sequence, the following proteins share a genomic window:
- the LOC109014374 gene encoding wall-associated receptor kinase-like 1: MSLTSSAWIFMNILLLLPLVSPVSAASHAIPINGTCHDTCGTITIKFPFGTGFGCGHPDFARYIKCSSGTLQFSTGTGIYTISSIDYPSSTIFVTDPLMSTCSSMQNSGSFSLDRASPFTITEDDIFVLLGCSTTSPVFDLDEELCDTGSGSRICRGLYSCKGVTGIGLPQNAPISTCCVYDSPSGLGSGYALDLPKLQCSSYTSISGFGDDAGDPMQWKFGISLQYNDSYSTDKCKDCEASGGLCGFAGLDQSFACICRNGVNSSNNCLGRGFAWSGTVGLKTQMKMVLGGFWFLWMLLLL, from the exons ATGTCACTCACCTCCAGTGCTTGGATCTTCATGAACATCCTGCTCTTGCTCCCATTAGTTTCCCCAGTCTCTGCCGCTTCCCACGCCATCCCAATTAATGGTACATGTCATGACACATGCGGCACTATCACCATAAAGTTCCCATTCGGCACCGGTTTTGGATGCGGGCATCCTGACTTTGCCAGGTACATAAAATGCAGCTCCGGGACACTCCAGTTCTCTACTGGCACTGGCATTTACACTATTTCCTCCATCGACTACCCGAGCAGCACCATATTTGTTACAGACCCCCTTATGTCAACTTGTTCTTCAATGCAAAACTCTGGGAGCTTCAGCTTAGATAGGGCAAGCCCCTTCACTATAACTGAAGATGATATCTTTGTTTTGCTCGGTTGCTCTACAACCTCTCCTGTGTTTGATCTTGATGAAGAGCTTTGTGATACTGGCTCAGGTTCTCGTATCTGTAGAGGGCTGTATTCTTGCAAGGGAGTGACAGGCATTGGACTGCCACAAAATGCGCCCATTTCCACATGTTGTGTTTATGACTCTCCGAGCGGCCTTGGGTCAGGTTATGCTTTGGACCTTCCTAAGCTCCAGTGTTCATCATATACATCAATATCTGGGTTTGGGGATGATGCTGGGGATCCGATGCAATGGAAATTTGGAATCTCTTTGCAATATAATGATTCGTATTCTACTGATAAGTGTAAGGATTGTGAAGCAAGTGGGGGTTTGTGCGGTTTTGCTGGCTTGGACCAGTCATTTGCCTGTATTTGTAGAAATGGGGTGAACAGCAGCAACAACTGCCTCGGACGAG GGTTTGCTTGGAGCGGGACAGTGGGACTAAAAACTCAAATGAAGATGGTTCTTGGAG GATTTTGGTTCTTGTGGATGTTGCTATTGCTTTGA
- the LOC109014373 gene encoding pentatricopeptide repeat-containing protein At1g69290 produces the protein MLRRPLSFLPRRPFSSTPEVPSLYSFLQPSIFALKKTPSPPPSASPDQPPRALTPDHIATLETTLHQSLLTSNTDEAWKSFKALTSNTVFPSKSLTNSLVTHLSSLNDIHNLKRAFASVVYLIEKKPKLLDFETLGNLLSAMKCANTAAPAFALIKCMLKNRYFVPFGLWGSALVEISRKNGNFVAFLRVFEENCRIALDEKLDFMKPDLPACNAALEGCCRELESVSDAENVVETMSILGIRPDESSFGSLAYLYALKGLGEKIIELEGLMDGFGFSNKSAFFINLVSGYIKSGNLESVSATILHCCEDSKFGEETYREVVNGFLNNGSVKSLATLIIEAQKLEPSSVLVDRSVGYGIVNACVNLGLSDKAHSILEEMDAQGGSVGLGVYVPILKAYRKEHRTAEATQLVMEITNSGIQLDVETYDSLIEASMSSQDFQSAFSLFRDMREARIPDLKGSYLTIMTGLMENHRPELMAAFLDEVVEDPRIEVATHDWNSIIHAFCKAGRLEDARRTFRRMIFLQFEPNDQTYLSQINGYVTTEKYFSVLMLWNEVKRKVSNDGQKGVKFDHNLVDAFLYALVKGGFFDAVMQVVEKTQEMKIFVDKWRYKQAFMETHKKLKVAKLRKRNFRKMEALVAFKNWAGLNV, from the coding sequence ATGTTGAGGAGACCACTCTCCTTTCTCCCGCGGAGACCCTTCTCCTCCACACCCGAAGTTCCATCCCTCTACTCCTTCCTCCAACCTTCCATCTTCGCTCTCAAGAAAACCCCATCACCACCGCCTTCGGCATCCCCAGACCAACCTCCGCGAGCCCTGACCCCAGATCACATAGCCACGCTAGAGACCACGCTCCACCAGTCCCTCCTCACCAGCAACACCGATGAGGCGTGGAAATCCTTCAAGGCCCTCACCAGTAACACTGTCTTCCCAAGTAAGTCCCTCACAAATTCTCTCGTCACCCACTTGTCCTCCCTCAACGACATTCACAATCTCAAGAGGGCTTTTGCCTCTGTGGTATATCTTATAGAGAAGAAGCCTAAGTTGTTGGATTTTGAAACGCTTGGGAATTTATTGAGTGCTATGAAATGTGCCAACACTGCTGCCCCTGCTTTTGCTTTGATAAAGTGTATGCTAAAAAATAGGTATTTTGTTCCCTTTGGATTATGGGGGAGTGCGCTTGTTGAAATAAGTAGGAAAAATGGTAACTTTGTCGCATTTTTGCGGGTTTTCGAAGAAAATTGTAGGATTGCTTTGGATGAGAAGTTGGATTTTATGAAACCTGACCTGCCCGCTTGTAATGCGGCATTGGAAGGGTGTTGCCGTGAACTGGAATCAGTGAGCGATGCGGAGAATGTTGTTGAAACAATGTCCATTTTGGGTATTAGGCCAGATGAATCGAGTTTTGGCTCTCTTGCCTATTTGTATGCACTTAAGGGGCTTGGAGAAAAGATAATTGAGTTGGAAGGTTTGATGGATGGATTTGGTTTTTCAAACAAAAGTGCCTTTTTCATCAATTTGGTTAGTGGGTACATAAAGTCGGGCAATTTAGAATCTGTGTCTGCAACTATTCTGCATTGTTGCGAAGATTCAAAGTTTGGAGAAGAAACTTATCGTGAAGTGGTTAATGGATTTCTTAATAATGGGAGTGTCAAGAGTTTAGCAACTTTGATCATTGAAGCTCAAAAGTTAGAGCCTTCGTCAGTTTTGGTTGATAGATCTGTGGGCTATGGTATTGTTAATGCTTGTGTTAACCTTGGATTATCAGATAAGGCACACAGCATTCTTGAGGAGATGGATGCTCAGGGAGGATCCGTAGGGCTTGGGGTGTATGTTCCGATCTTGAAGGCTTACCGCAAAGAGCATCGAACAGCTGAAGCTACTCAACTGGTCATGGAAATTACCAATTCAGGCATTCAGTTGGATGTAGAAACCTATGATTCTTTGATTGAAGCATCCATGTCAAGCCAAGATTTTCAGTCggctttttctttgtttaggGACATGAGAGAAGCAAGAATACCTGACCTTAAGGGTAGTTACTTAACTATAATGACTGGCTTAATGGAGAATCATCGGCCTGAGTTGATGGCTGCCTTCTTAGATGAGGTTGTTGAGGATCCTCGTATTGAAGTGGCAACCCATGACTGGAACTCTATTATTCATGCTTTTTGTAAAGCTGGGCGATTAGAAGATGCAAGGAGGACTTTCAGAAGGATGATATTCCTGCAGTTCGAACCAAATGACCAGACATATTTGTCCCAAATCAATGGATATGTGACTACAGAGAAATATTTCAGCGTTTTGATGCTGTGGAATGAGGTTAAACGAAAAGTTTCAAATGATGGGCAGAAGGGGGTCAAATTTGATCACAATTTGGTGGATGCATTCCTTTATGCTCTGGTTAAGGGAGGTTTCTTTGATGCAGTGATGCAAGTTGTGGAGAAAACTCAGGAAATGAAGATCTTTGTGGATAAGTGGAGGTATAAGCAAGCATTTATGGAGACCCATAAAAAGCTCAAAGTGGCAAAATTGAGGAAGAGGAACTTTCGAAAAATGGAAGCACTTGTTGCTTTCAAGAATTGGGCTGGCCTTAATGTATGA